The following nucleotide sequence is from Stanieria sp. NIES-3757.
TTAATTTGAATGCTTCATAATTTCTCACATCAGAGAATAGCTCTTGGTAGGCTTGACAATAGTGATCGATAAAACTCACTGTTGATGATGCTTCTCTTCGTGGTGTCACCATTTTTCATTGGGTTTTTATTTTCAATTATTTTATCACCCTATAGTCATAAAAGAGGGATAATTGACTGTACCAATTAAACCTATCTGAACTAACAAGCCTCAAACCATTGAAATCTTGTTTAAAATTTCTGTACCAATTTAACTGTAAGTTAATTGGTACACTGATAGCGATCGCCAAAAGAGTTTCTGAAACCTTTACGGGGAAATAGTTACAGCCAAGCGCGTGGTTTTCGGTACACTTGCTACTCGAATGCCTTTCCCAACAAGTCTATTGTCAATCTACTTTTGCACCTAGAATTGTTAGGGTTTCTTGTTGGGCAGTGGTTAAACCAGTAGCCCCAGTAATATTCATATCCTCGTAAAGTCTGAGAACTTGCAGAGTTTGGCGACAGTGACCTGTTGCTAAATCCCACAGTCGCACAGATTGATCTTGAGAACCACTGGCAAGAATTGTACCATCGGGACTAAAAGCGACGGAACAGACTTTATTGGTATGTCCGATTAAAGTATGCAAACATTTTCCTGTCGAGATATCCCAGATTTTCACCGTGCGATCGCTACTCCCACTAGCTAAAATTTTACCATCTGGACTACAGGCAACAGCAAAAACAAATCCTTGATGACCTTCAAAAATCTGAAGACATTTTTCTGTTTGAATCTCCCACAATCTTATCTTACAATCGGTGCTGCCACTGATAATTGCTTTCTCGTCTCGACTAAAAGCGACCCCATAGACTCCCTGACAATCTTCAGCAATATAAGTATGCAGACATTCTCTACTGTAAAAATCCCATAGTTTTACTGCGCGATCGCCACTACCACTAACGAGCAGATTACCATTTTTACTCAAAGCCAAAGACCATACTTGAGGTTCATTAATGACTAGATTGGTTCCGGTATCGAGTTGCCATAGTCGGATCGTTCCATCTCCACCACTACTAACCAAAGTTTGACCATCGGGATGAAAAGCGATCGCTCTAATCCAATCATTATGACCGATTAGAATTTGATCGCATTCTCCATTATTTACATCCCATAATCTAATCTGGCGATCTGCACCACCACTAGCAACAGTTTGACCGTCGGGACTAAAAGCCACCGACCAAATATGATCTTGATGTCCCGATAGAGTCTGGAAACATTCCCCCGTTTGAATCTTCCACAGTCTTACTTGATAATCGCTAGAGATCCCCGCTAAAATCGGTTTCGTTGGTTGCGATGCAAAAGCAACCGGAAATGCCCAATCTGTATGACCTTCGATATTGCGAAGACATTGACCTGTCGTAACATCCCAGAGTTTGACAGTGCGGTCTAGACTAGCACACACGATTGTATTACTATCTGCACCAAAATCAACTGTAACGATCTGATTGCTATGTCCGTATAAAGTTTTCAAACATCGATCTGTAGTTCTGTCCCACAGTCTGATGGTCGTATCGCCACTACCACTAGCGAGCATTTTACCATCGGGACTAAACGCAACCGTATAAACGGCACTACCGTGTCCGGCATAAATTTTGCTGCATTTTCCCTTTTGGACATCCCACAACTCGATCTTGCTATCATCACCGCCACTAGCAATAGTTTTTCCATCGGGACTAAAAGCCACCGAACGCACCCAATGATGATGACCCGTGAGAGTTTGCAGACATTTTCCTGTCCTAACATCCCAGATTTTTACCGTGCGATCGCTACTGCCACTAGCAAGAGTTTTTCCGTCGGGACTAAAAGCCACCGAACGTACCCAATGATGATGACCCGTGAGAGTTTGCAGACATTTTCCTGTCCTAACATCCCAGATTTTTACCGTGCGATCGCCACTCCCACTAGCAAGAGTTTGACGGGGCGTACAAGCTGAGGGGCTAAAAGCCACCGTATAAATTTCGTCTTTATGTCCGAAAAAAGTTTGTAAACATTCTCCTGTTTGACTATCCCATAATCTAACTTCGCGATCGCCAGCCCCACTCACTATAGTTTGACCGTCGGGACTAAAAGCAATACAGCGAATCCAATTATTATGTCCATTACCGATAGCGAGTAATTTTCCTGTAGCTCTATCCCAAATACGTACTTTATTGCCATTATCGCAAGTAGCAAATCGATCTCCTCGGGGGCTAAAAGCAGCAGACAAAATATTACCTAAAGTTTCGGTAAATATCGACTGAGATAGATCGCAATCGGAAAAGTTAACCCGATGTAATTTTAAACCTTGAAGATTAGCTTGCCAAACTGTTAATCCCGAAAAATCGTAATCGCTTAAATCTATTTCTAGCTGACGTAATAGATTAATAGTATTGCCAGCAAAATAACCTTTGGTCGGTTGTAATTTCCAAGTCGCTAAATTCTGTTGCAAATAATTATTAATCTCTTCAGCCGTGCCACAAGCAAATAACAATTGTTCGGCTAATGGTTGTAGGATTAAAAAAATTTGTGATTCTCTAATATAGTCTTGAGCTTGAGCTTGAATCAAAGCGTAACTATTAAATAATTTAATTGCTCCTGTAATTATTTCCTCTCTAACATTTTCAATCAATTCATTGATAGTATATTCCATTACTACTGGTTGCTGAGTAAATTTATCGTTATTGGTTTCAATTAAAGAACGATTTTTTAGTTCGGTTAAAGCTTGAATTAGATCGCCAAGAGAAATGTTAGTAACAAAATTTTTTTGTAATTGAGATAATAAAATTGGTTGTCTAACAATTGCCAACCAATACATAATTTGTTTTTCCAGTTCGCTTAAACGTTGAAACTGCTGTTGTAAGAGAATTCTAATATCATCACAGATAAATAAACCTTCTTGTAAAACTTCTAAAAAATCCTCAATATTGCCAGCGAAAAAATCCTTAATATAAGAAGCGACAATTTTTAATGCCAAAGGATTACCACCGTACCGTTCTAGTAATAATTGCCAACTTGTTTGGGAACCACTAAATAAACCCTTAGTCTGGAAAATTCCTTGACCTTCTGCTTGTAGTAATCCTTTTAACAGCAAACAGCGAACTGGTAAATTTTCTCCTTCTAAAATAGTTAATTCTTTAAGTTTTTCTCGTGAAGTAATTAACAGACAACTTTGATGTTTAGTTTCACCAATTGATTTGAATAATAAACCATAATTTTCATATCCTTGTCGATAAAAATCATTTTTTTGTAGATAATTACTTTCTAAAATAGATTCCGCATTATCTAAAATTAATAAACATCGAGATTGCCTTAAATATTTAAGTAATATATTAATTTTATCTTCTACTTTTTTCGGTAAAGTAGTTACTTGTTTGTTACTAATAAATTGAATTATCTCTGCTAATAAATCATCTAGAAATGGTGCATTACGCAGACTACGCCAAATAATGAAATTAAAGTTAGATTGAATACTTTGAGCGATTTTAATTGCCAAAGCTGTTTTACCGATTCCGCCCATACCTAATAGTAAAACCGAGCGACATCGATCGCTTGTAATCCATTTTTTTAGAGTTATTATTTCTTCTTGACGACCGAAAAAAACAGAAACATCGATCGCTTCTCCCCAATCTTGATGTTGAAGATTAACGTCTTGGTGGTTACATGATGCCTTGTTAGCAGAAATATCTCTGTCTTCTGCAACTAAACCTTGCCATTTCAAACCTAATACCTGACAATAAGCCTGAAAAGCGCGATCGTTAACATGATGTTTGCCACCTAAGAAACGTTTCCAGGTTCCATAAGAAATTCCTGAGGCTAATTTTTGTTCTTTTTCCCAAGAAACTCCTAAAATTTCACTTGCCGACTCTAACCAACGAGAATCATTAATATTCCAGCCTTTTTCTTTTCTCGCTTGTTTGATTTTCCTCAGTCCTAGTTGAGAAGCGATTAGTTTTTTCATTACCCAGCTAAAAATAGTTGATTCTTTCTTTTAAATTTACCTATAAAAGTTAGATCCCTTAATTTAAAGTGGATTAATCGTCATTAAAATTTTCGATCCAACTAGATCGAGCGCAGAAACTAATTAAGGCGATCACCATTAGACTCGAGTGATTCCCAAGCGATCCAAAACTGATCTAGAGGGTTTTAGGTGGAGAAATTTACAGTGAAAGTAAGGTTTTAGGGCATTAAACCCAAATACTTACTAAGGAGAAAAAGAAATCGATGAGTTTATTAGCTGGCTTCGATCTGGTTTATGCTGTCACTCAGCAAACTATCAACAAACAACTACAACTACTTGCTGTCGAGTCTGTTTTACCTAGTAAATGGCAATATCAGCATCCAGAAAATAAATTTGGCATTGATGCCGATCTTGGTATTCCAGTTGTCGATATGAATACGGGCGATGCTTCTAGTCGCAAAGTTCTAGTTCATTTTCCTTTAAATGGTGGCAAAATTAATTACTTAACAATTGATGTAGAAAAATTTACCATTGTCCCCAAAAGTGCGAATGTAGTAGGTTGGCAGTTAACTTTGACGATTAACCTGAGTTTGGCAGAAATTGCTGCTAAGTTAATTAGCGAACATAAAAAAATTCCTTCCGCCGTCAAGCAACAGCTAACTGCCTTTACGGAAGATTTATACGAAATTAGCCATCTTTTTCTAAATTTTGAAGATGCAGATTTGGTAGAAAGCTATCAGCTTACTGCACCCAATAATACCGACATGAACGATCCGAACGTGATTAATCAGGTCAAAAATATCGTTCAGTCTTTACTAAATACTCTTAAAGGTAGCGATAATCCATTTATCTTTGGTTATACCGTTAATAACAAAAAACCACCTGCTAGCAACGCTGATTTTATTCCGACAGGTACGACTTATTCAGTTTATCCCGAACCAGCACATCTACCCAGAAGTACTATCAATTTCTTATCGGTAACTAATGGACGGAAAGTTCCAGGGGTAGGATATGGCATATTTACCCATAACTGGGTTACTACCGATGACGTTCAAGGAGCTTTTGTGGTCGCTCAAAATATTTTAATGAGCAAGATTCTACCACCCTTAGCAGAAATCATGGATGCAAAGGCTAGTGATTTCAAACCTTCGGGAACAAGACTGACTTTAACCAAACCTAACGACCGCGGTGGTCATATTACTTGTACGGTTACGCCGATGGGTGGAACTAATCAAATTTTGGCAGATTTTTATTCGGATTTTGACCAGGATGTTCACGATAAAGCCGGCTCGAAAGTTGGCAATGTAACTGGTTACATGAAATGGACGACAACAATTAGTTTTGGTTTTGACAAACAGAATAACCTATCTGTTTCAGTTGTTAATTCGCCAGTAGAACAATCTCACACAAATCACCTCAATGCTTTGGGTCAATTTGAAAAAGTCTTAGCTATTTTTGGTGATGCGATCATCAAGATTTTCAGTTTTGGGTTCGCACCTAATGTGTTTGAAGATTTGATTCAAGATGACTGGAAATTTAACATCAACGCAGACTTATCGGTAATTACAGCAGATATGAAGACTCGATTAGTACTTCCTGCTGGCAGTGAGTTTTTCTTTAAGGATGCAATTATGTCGTCTCAAGGTCATCTAACTATGACCACCACAATTAGAAATTAAGCCAAAAACCAAACATTTCAAGTAAAAGGTACTAAACAATGCAAATCAATCTTTCTTCCCAATTCATGAAACAATACGAAGCTGGCAGTCCCGTCAGTGGCGATCGCGAAATAGCAACAGCAATGGATGAGAATAAGAATGTCATGTTCTTTTCTATTGGTAGCGACGAGCATCTTTATTTGTTTCAAAAAGATTCTGGTACGCCTACTGGTTGGCGACGCACTAACTTAAGTGCAGATCTCGGCAAGGATGTTCATGTAACTCACATTGCTACAGCCCAAGATAATGATGGCAAACCAATTTTAGCTGCTGCTGTCTACGATACTCAATTTCGCAACAATCCCAGAGTTTATTTCACGAAAAACTTTAGCCCAGAAGCAACTCCCAATCGTTGGGTTTTCCGAGGCAATCAACCCGATACCGAAATCACCCATATAGCTACTGGTGCAGACAAGCAAGGTAATGTGGTAATTGTCATTTCAACTCAAAAAAACAGCCAGATGACCAATTATCTGATTAATCCAGATGTTAGCGATAAATCTTGGCTGTGGCGCGAAATTCCCGTACCACTCAACGGTAAAGGAATGATTAATTTAGCAGTCGGTCATAATAAAAAGTTAGAGCAAATTGATGGCGTTGATGCTGTTCTCTATACTCTCTTAGATGTTGACGATCGCACTACAAAAGTCGTTCTCACTTCTCTGCCAGACTTTGATTTCTACAATCATGAAATTCCCCTTGGCT
It contains:
- a CDS encoding WD-repeat protein, translated to MKKLIASQLGLRKIKQARKEKGWNINDSRWLESASEILGVSWEKEQKLASGISYGTWKRFLGGKHHVNDRAFQAYCQVLGLKWQGLVAEDRDISANKASCNHQDVNLQHQDWGEAIDVSVFFGRQEEIITLKKWITSDRCRSVLLLGMGGIGKTALAIKIAQSIQSNFNFIIWRSLRNAPFLDDLLAEIIQFISNKQVTTLPKKVEDKINILLKYLRQSRCLLILDNAESILESNYLQKNDFYRQGYENYGLLFKSIGETKHQSCLLITSREKLKELTILEGENLPVRCLLLKGLLQAEGQGIFQTKGLFSGSQTSWQLLLERYGGNPLALKIVASYIKDFFAGNIEDFLEVLQEGLFICDDIRILLQQQFQRLSELEKQIMYWLAIVRQPILLSQLQKNFVTNISLGDLIQALTELKNRSLIETNNDKFTQQPVVMEYTINELIENVREEIITGAIKLFNSYALIQAQAQDYIRESQIFLILQPLAEQLLFACGTAEEINNYLQQNLATWKLQPTKGYFAGNTINLLRQLEIDLSDYDFSGLTVWQANLQGLKLHRVNFSDCDLSQSIFTETLGNILSAAFSPRGDRFATCDNGNKVRIWDRATGKLLAIGNGHNNWIRCIAFSPDGQTIVSGAGDREVRLWDSQTGECLQTFFGHKDEIYTVAFSPSACTPRQTLASGSGDRTVKIWDVRTGKCLQTLTGHHHWVRSVAFSPDGKTLASGSSDRTVKIWDVRTGKCLQTLTGHHHWVRSVAFSPDGKTIASGGDDSKIELWDVQKGKCSKIYAGHGSAVYTVAFSPDGKMLASGSGDTTIRLWDRTTDRCLKTLYGHSNQIVTVDFGADSNTIVCASLDRTVKLWDVTTGQCLRNIEGHTDWAFPVAFASQPTKPILAGISSDYQVRLWKIQTGECFQTLSGHQDHIWSVAFSPDGQTVASGGADRQIRLWDVNNGECDQILIGHNDWIRAIAFHPDGQTLVSSGGDGTIRLWQLDTGTNLVINEPQVWSLALSKNGNLLVSGSGDRAVKLWDFYSRECLHTYIAEDCQGVYGVAFSRDEKAIISGSTDCKIRLWEIQTEKCLQIFEGHQGFVFAVACSPDGKILASGSSDRTVKIWDISTGKCLHTLIGHTNKVCSVAFSPDGTILASGSQDQSVRLWDLATGHCRQTLQVLRLYEDMNITGATGLTTAQQETLTILGAKVD